GATGAAGTCGAAGTCGAGCGTCAGGGACAGAGCCGCGAGCACGGCGCCGACGGCACCGACCAGCAGGCCCCACGGGCCGAACCCGCGCATGTTGAGGTCGGTGAACAGCACCAGGACGAGGTTGACCAGGACGAACACGGCGTAGCCGCCGACCGCGAACAGCATGATCCGCTGGAACTTCGGCGTGACCCGGATCCGGCCGCTCTTGTAGAGGGCGAGCATGACGCCGAACGTGCCGAGCGTGGCCAGCACCGCCTGGAAGACGATGCCGTTCCACTGGGTCTCGAAGGCCCGGCTGATCCCGCCGAGGAAAAGGCCCTCGAGGGCCGCGTAGCCCAGGATGAGCGCCGGCGACGGCTCCTTCTTGAACGCGTTGACCAGGCCGAGGACGAGGCCGCCGACGAGCCCGACCATCAGCAGGCCCGGGGCCACGAAGTACCCCACCGCGGCGCCGACGAGCAGCACCGCGAACACGCTGGCCGTGCGGATGACGACGTCGTCGTAGGTCATCCGCCCGGTCTCGAGCGGACCCGCCGGCGGCTGGGCGTACATCTCCTCGAGCCGCTGGGCCGAGGCGGCGTCGGTCGTCGCGGTGCCGGCGGCTCCCGCCTGCGCCTGCTGTGCGGGCCGGCTGTCGAACGTGGCGTACCCGTC
This DNA window, taken from Kineosporiaceae bacterium SCSIO 59966, encodes the following:
- a CDS encoding Bax inhibitor-1/YccA family protein; this encodes MQSNNPVFNRMPEFTRDGYATFDSRPAQQAQAGAAGTATTDAASAQRLEEMYAQPPAGPLETGRMTYDDVVIRTASVFAVLLVGAAVGYFVAPGLLMVGLVGGLVLGLVNAFKKEPSPALILGYAALEGLFLGGISRAFETQWNGIVFQAVLATLGTFGVMLALYKSGRIRVTPKFQRIMLFAVGGYAVFVLVNLVLVLFTDLNMRGFGPWGLLVGAVGAVLAALSLTLDFDFIDRGVRSGIPARYAWTAAFGLTVTLVWLYIEFLRILAILRGSD